The following DNA comes from Mya arenaria isolate MELC-2E11 chromosome 11, ASM2691426v1.
ataatattgatataactaTTGATTACAAActattgatttattgaaataccattAATGTAAAGCAGTAAAACGTTTATGAACTGGAATGCTTATACAGAAAATACAGGTAGATCGAAATGAACATACCAAGAGGCACGgcaacatttcttttattgattGGTTCTTCCCTCATAGCTTTAAATGCGTCCAAATCTTCATCAGTAACCCCCATTCCTCTGTACACAGTTCCTTGAAAGTCGCTTCTTCCTGGGAACTTCAGACAATAGTTAAACAAATCTATGTTTATGAGCTCAACAAGAAACACTATGCAACGAATGATTTCTGGCGATACATCGCCTTTCTGTCTAAATATGTAATTTGCAATGCGATAAATCTTTTTATGTCCATCTTTGGATGTATACAGTTTTACAGCTTCATAATTTAATTCTGCAGGTTGCGCTTTTTCTTGTGTTAACCAATCACGGTCTGATGAAAACAGCTGAACGCAATGCGCACGAGTTGTTTCTTCTTCAAATTCTAGCCCGTCTCCATCTTGCAGTAGGTGTTTAAGTTCTTCCATAAACTGATGTCTCTTGCCCCAGTTCTGCCTTATGTAGTAGATAGATGATCTTACTTCTGCCATACGCTCTTCAAGCGTGACACCGTTGTAAAATGGTGCCATTTCTTGGTTGCCTtgattgaattgttttattttgaacacCTCTGGATTGTGTCTAGTCTCCACAAATCGTCCACTTCTTTCATGGCTCTCTTCTGCTCGTCTCTCTTCTCCATCTTCACTCCTTTCACTTTCACTATCATCACGTTCACTATCACGTTCACTATCTGCTCCCTCGTCTGTAACATTTCTGTCTGAATTTACAAACGTTGCATACATGTTCCTCTTTTTCAAACTCCcctatatgtttgtttcctcttTTTTTAAACTCCCCTATGTGTTTATTTCCTCTTTTTCATACTCCCCGATGTGTTTTCCTATTTATCAAACTCCCCTATGTTATTTCCTCTTTTTTAAACTCCCCTATAATGactatatatatgtttctatttttcaaacCCTATATGTTTATTCCCTCGTCAAAATCCACTATATGTTAATTCCCTCTTTTTCAAACCCCCTATATGTTTATTACTTTTTCAAACTCCACTGTTTATTTCCTCTTTTTCAAGCTCCCCTATAAACAACCTGAGTTCGCAACATACGTTGTAACGTGAACACAGTGAACATTCAACCTGTacttaaataaaagaaacatcCTCACTGTAGCGTGTACAGGCATGGATGCAGAACAGAAATTGGGTGACTCATAGTATCatttattactatatattcGATTCACTGGCTTGTAATACGACCTGGTGGAGTTTTGAATTGATCCGGTTGTTGTGCTTTTGTAGATCCATTCAGTAAGAAAGGAATATATCTAATCACTATTGAATTTCAGGCTGTCTTTTGTTGTGCTAAAAATCCGTACTTTATAAGACAGTATAAATTAAGTTGTTCATATTTGCAATGCATATAGTACTTTAAAAGACAATAAATGTCCGACAATCAAGTTTTGAAAGATGCATTGATTTCTAAAAACAGAATAGCTTGTAAGTTATCTATATTTAAGCAGAACCGTAAGTCTTTAGACTAATATTCAACAAatatacatggtaaaatatttattattattattattatttaattgggGTAATACCACAAAACATATATCACTAAAAAGATATTCAATGCG
Coding sequences within:
- the LOC128209678 gene encoding uncharacterized protein LOC128209678; protein product: MYATFVNSDRNVTDEGADSERDSERDDSESERSEDGEERRAEESHERSGRFVETRHNPEVFKIKQFNQGNQEMAPFYNGVTLEERMAEVRSSIYYIRQNWGKRHQFMEELKHLLQDGDGLEFEEETTRAHCVQLFSSDRDWLTQEKAQPAELNYEAVKLYTSKDGHKKIYRIANYIFRQKGDVSPEIIRCIVFLVELINIDLFNYCLKFPGRSDFQGTVYRGMGVTDEDLDAFKAMREEPINKRNVAVPLGLFASSSSIKVAKKFIRQTLKGSSLHPLMLKIHVISLKQEYVNIYRDRFPGAELTTICAVDIHEISRFPKEKEVLLRGPFMVILNFYEDENMRLLGQPCNVVEAVMLNANRDHISTSHLGDLDARARDIFGAMVSVTRNEYAREYCKKNGLVDDAHEYTKAFEDSITKLNAVLEK